Part of the Aquimarina sp. TRL1 genome, CACTAAAAAAAGAAGTAAATCTTTATTATCATCCGGATTAAATGAGCCTGATTATCAATTCGAATTTGGAGATCTTCAAAATTTCGAAAATGAAATCCAGCGAATTAAAACAGAAAACGGATTATCGACTCAAGTAATTTACGACACCGAAAGCAATGTATGGGGAGACATTTTAGTAACACTACTTCCCTTTGCACTTATCATTGGAGTATGGGTATTTATCATGCGTAGAATGAGTGGTGGTGCTGGAGGAGGTGCCGGAGGGCAGATTTTCAATATTGGAAAATCAAAAGCAAAACTTTTTGATCAAAATACAGATGTCAAAGTTTCTTTTGAGAATGTAGCCGGACTAGAAGGTGCTAAAGAAGAAGTACAAGAAATCGTAGATTTTCTTAAAAACCCTGAAAAATACACCTCATTAGGAGGTAAAATCCCTAAGGGGGCTCTTCTTGTAGGTCCTCCAGGAACCGGAAAAACCTTATTAGCAAAAGCAGTAGCAGGAGAAGCCAAAGTACCTTTCTTCTCTCTTTCAGGATCTGATTTTGTAGAAATGTTTGTGGGAGTTGGAGCCTCTCGTGTTAGAGACCTTTTCAAACAAGCCAAGGAAAAATCCCCAGCCATAATATTTATCGATGAGATTGATGCCATTGGTAGGGCTCGTGGAAAAAGTAATTTCTCCGGATCAAATGACGAACGAGAAAACACCCTGAATCAGCTCCTAACTGAAATGGACGGTTTTGGCACGAATACCAATGTAATTGTAATTGCTGCTACTAACAGAGCTGATGTATTAGACAAAGCCCTGATGAGAGCTGGACGTTTTGACAGACAAATATTTGTAGACCTGCCTGATATCAGAGAACGAAAAGAAATTTTCGAAGTTCACCTAAAACCTTTAAAAAAGGTAGAAAATGAATTAGATACCGATTTCATGGCCAAGCAGACCCCTGGATTCTCAGGAGCTGATATTGCTAATGTTTGTAATGAAGCAGCACTTATTGCTGCCAGAAAAGGAAACACAGCCGTAGGAAAACAAGATTTCTTAGATGCTGTGGACAGAATTGTTGGTGGTCTAGAAAAGAAAAACAAAATCATTACCCCAGAGGAGAAAAAAGCCATTGCTTTTCACGAAGCAGGTCATGCCACTGTTAGCTGGATGTTAGAACATGCTGCTCCCCTGGTAAAAGTAACTATTGTACCTAGAGGACAATCATTAGGAGCTGCCTGGTACTTACCAGAAGAACGTCTTATTGTACGACCAGGTCAAATGCTGGATGAGATGTGCGCAACACTGGGAGGACGTGCTGCAGAAAAAGTCATCTTTAATAAGATATCTACCGGAGCATTAAGCGACCTGGAAAAAGTAACCAAACAAGCAAGAGCAATGGTTACTATATATGGACTAAATGATAAGATAGGAAATATCACCTATTACGATTCTTCGGGTCAAAATGAATACGGATTTACTAAACCTTATAGCGAACAGACCAGTGAGCTTATCGATAAAGAAATCTCCAATATCATTGAAGAACAGTATCAACGTGCAATAAAACTGTTAGAAGAACACAAAGACAAGCTAACAGAATTAGCAGAAGTACTACTAGAAAAAGAAGTAATTTTTAAAGATAACCTGGAAGAAATCTTCGGAAAACGCCCTTTCGAAAAGGAAAAAGAAGAAACAACTGAAGACCCTTCATAGAAGTTTTTACTTGTTTTATCGTTTTAATTAAAAAAATCTTAACCTAACAAGAATATTAGGTTAAGATTTTTTTATCTTTGAACGTTTTGTAAAATCAAAGTAAGCAACCCCAATAAAAATGAGTCTATTTAGAAGATTATTTTCCTCAAAATCTAAATCAGACCAGAAGAAGAAAGATCAGCAAATTGATGATCGCAGTAAATATATGCCCGAAATCGACCTACCTGTAGATGAGAGCTTTATGCTTAATTTCAGGAAGAATGGAGGTAAGTTTCTTTATTGCGATAATGAAAATGAGATTCTGGATTCTTTTGACAATATCCTATTAGAGAATGATTGGTATGAAAAAAAAGTATTTTGTATAGAAAAAGGATTGGAACAAAAATTTTCAGGGTATAATTTAGAATTTACAAAAAACACCTCATCCTCTTTTTTCCTAGCTACTTGCGAATACTTGATTGCCGACACTGGTGCTATCCTGTTTTCTTCCAATCAGCTCGGAGAAAAGAAAATAACCGAACTTCCTGACAATTTTGTTATCCTTGCCGGAACAAGCCAGCTTGTACAAAATATAGGCGAAGGATTAAAAGGAATAAAAGAAAAAAACAAGAATGCCATACCAACCAATATCACTACCATCAAAAACTTTGAAACCCAAAAAGAAAAAGACTTCTTAAGCTACGGAAGTACATCAAAAAATCTATATTTGCTCCTGCTGGAAGACTTATAACATGAAGGAAATAATAACAAGGTCTTTATCTGGGTTTTTGTATATCCTTATATTGCTCCTATCCATTTTTATCTCTAGATACACCTTTATAGGCGTATTTTTTATTTTTGGAATTTTAAGCTTATACGAATTCCAGAAACTGATTCGCTATAATAAAATATGGCTCTATTTCCTATTTGCTTTTTTAATGTTGCTATTCAACAGCATTACCCTTCCTGATTATGTAGTACTCACTATACTATTACTGACAATAGCTACTGAAATTTTATTGATCAGGGACTTAATAAGCATACGGATTATTCCGATGTTCGAAAAAAAGAAATACCTAACAAGTATATTTTATCTAATAACCTCAATTATATTTTTAACCCAAATACCAATCTATAACAACAAGTATGAACCCATGATTATGGCGGGCTCTTTCTTTTTGATCTGGACCAATGATACATTCGCATATTTAGTCGGTAAAAACTTTGGAAAACACAAATTACTGGAACGCATTTCCCCTAAAAAAACAATAGAAGGTTTTATTGGTGGGCTTGTCTTCTCTCTACTGGCAGGATATTTAATTGCTACCTTTACAGAAACATTATCAACCGGAATTTGGTTGATTATAAGTGTAATTATGAGTATTTTTGGTTCTCTTGGAGATCTGATTCAGTCTAAGTTCAAAAGACAGGCTGGAGTAAAAGACAGCGGAGCAATTATGCCGGGACATGGAGGGATGTTTGATCGTCTGGACAGCATTATATTCGCCAGTCCTTTTTTATACTTGTTTTTACAAATTCTAAATTATGTTTCATAAAGAAGGCTATAAAATCATATCCATATCAATTGTCTTATTCTTAGGAATTAATCTTGCATCATATGTAGCATTACAAATAAGAGAATGGCAAGTAGCGATCCTGATTGTTACATTGATATTTTTATTTCTAATTCTTCAATTTTTTAGAAATCCAAAAAGAACAACAAAAGTAAATGACCTTTCTGTCGTATCTCCTGTTGATGGAAAAGTAGTTGTTATCGAAGAAGTTTTTGAAAAAGAGTATTTTCAGGAAAAAAGACTTCAAGTCTCTGTTTTTATGTCGCCAATCAATGTTCATGTTACCCGACACCCTATTAACGGAGACGTTTTATTCAGCAAGTATCATCCAGGAAAATACTTAGTTGCATGGCACCCTAAAGCTTCTGAAGAAAATGAGCGAACTACAGTGGTTGTAAAAAACGATCATATTGATGTTTTATATCGTCAGATTGCCGGAGCACTAGCCAAACGTATTGTCAACTATGCTGTAGAAGGAGAAAAAGTCACACAAGGTAGCGACAGTGGTTTCATTAAATTTGGCTCCAGAGTAGATTTATATCTGCCCATAGGCACCAAACTCAATGTATCACTCAATGAAAAAGTAAGAGGGGGCGAGAGTATTATCGCTAGTTTATAATTTATATGACGGAAGAAGAGAAAATAGATATTGAATTCAAAGAAGCATTCAGAAGGGCATCAAACACAAAAATACAATTACCGCCTGATATCATGCTTCACTTTTATGCATATTACAAACAAGCAAGCTTATCACAGGGCATGGGCATGCACTCCCCTTCTGGTAACAGCGAACTGAGAAATGCCTTTAAATTAAATGCGTTATTTCAGGTAAAACACCTCAGCGTAAAAGAAGCAAAATTAAAATATATAGAATTAGTCAATAAATACATCATTGACTGATTTAAAAGCATAAAAAAAGAGACTGAATACAACACACTTCAGTCTCTTACAATCAATCAATTTGTCGAAGACATACTAAAAAAAGTATTTGAAAACAAAGATTATCCCGAGAGCTATTAAAGCTTCTCGTATAGATTTTCTTATTTTATCCTAATAATGTTTTAACCAAAAAAACTGGCGTAAAAGATTATAAATCTTTATAAAACATTCTGTTACAAATATACAACCCACCCTATCTTACAATAGAATTTTTGCTGTTATATATTGGTTAAATTCCCAGTCAAGCTTTAACATTTTTTAAACAAAAAAGTTCGAAAAGCAACTACTTTCCGAACTTTATATAATCATCTTATGTTACTCTATTAGCTCTTTAGGCTAGCTAAACTCGATTTCAGTGTTTCTATTTTAGCTTCTGCATCCGCCTGTTTCTTACGCTCAACTTCAATTACTTTTTCAGGTGCATTATTAACGAATCGTTCATTCTGTAACTTCTTTTGTACAGATTTCAAAAACCCTTCAGTATACGCCAATTCTTCGCTCAACTTCTTTATTTCTTCATCTACATTAATCGCTCCTGACATGGGTACAAAATACTCATTAGATTTTACTCGGAAAGAAAGTGCTTTCTCTACCTTATCATCTACATAAGATATCGCAGAAATATTCCCCAGTTTAGCAATAACCGCATCAAATGCCGTACTAAACTTCTCATGATTCAATACTGACATCTCAATCTGCTCTTTAAAAGAAATATTCTTTTCCTTTCTTATTGTCCGAATTTCTGACACTACAGCTGCTGCGATTTCAAATTGCGCAATCAATTCCTTATTAACAGCCCTTTCTTTAGGCCATTCTGCTATAATTAACGCCTCTTCTTTGGTTCTATCCGAGATTTGATGCCATAATTCTTCTGAAATAAATGGCACGAATGGGTGAAGTATTTTTAGGTTTTCCTCTAACACTGCAATAACTTCCTTATATGTTTTCCCGTCGATTGGACTACCATATGCCGGTTTAATCATTTCCAGTAACCAACTACAGAAATCATCCCATACTAACTTATACGTAGTCATCAGCGCATCACTGATACGATACTTAGCATAACTATCCTCTAATTCCCTTAAGGCTTGCTGGAATCTGGAACGATACCACTCAAGTGCTATTCCTGAAGCTTCTGGCTGAGGAATCGTTTCATCTACCTCCCATCCTTTTATCAACCTAAAAGCATTCCATATTTTATTTACAAAACCACTTCCCTGCTTACACAGCTCTTCATCAAACATCAGGTCATTTCCTGCCGGAGAACTCAATAACATCCCTACACGAATACCATCTGCTCCATAACGATCAATCAAATCTAACGGATCCGGAGAATTCCCTAAGGATTTAGACATTTTACGTCTCTTCTTATCCCTAACAATCCCAGTCAGGTAAACATTGGTAAATGGTTTTTCTTTTCGATATTCATACCCCGCTATAATCATTCTTGCTACCCAGAAAAACAAAATCTCTGGAGCTGTAACCAAATCATTCGTCGGATAGTAATACTTAATTTCTTCATTATCCGGTTCCAGTATTCCATTAAATACACTCATTGGCCATAACCATGAAGAGAACCAAGTATCTAATGCATCAGGATCCTGAGTTAAGTCTGCATCTGACAAATCATTATTTCCTGATTTTTCTTTTGCCAACTTTAACGCTTCCTCTCTGGTTTCTGCTACTACAAAATCCTCTTTCCCTGTTCCGAAGTAATATGCAGGAATCTGATGTCCCCACCACAATTGTCTCGAAATATTCCAATCCCGCACATTCTCCATCCAGTAACGATATGTATTGACGAACTTCTCAGGAACCAGGTTTACCTCTTTATCCAATACTGCAGTAAGTGCTGGTGCTGCCAGATCTTTCATTTTTAAGAACCACTGATCACTTAACTTAGGTTCGATTACTGCCTTGGTACGCTCACTTGTCCCTACTTTATTAAGGTGTGTTTCTACTTTTTCCAGTGCTCCGATTGCTTCCAGCTCCTTTACAATCTCTTTGCGAACTACAAAACGATCTTTTCCTTCATAATGCAGTCCATTCGCATTGAGTGTCGCATCATCATTAAAAATATCGATCACTTCTAACTGATGCTTATCTCCCAGTACCTTATCATTCTGATCATGAGCAGGAGTCACTTTCAGACACCCTGTACCAAACTCCATATCTACATATTCATCTTCTATAACAGGAATTGCTCTTCCTACAACTGGAATAATCGCCTTCTTTCCTTTTAGGTGTGCAAATCGCTCATCGTTAGGATTGATACATATAGCTGTATCTCCCATAATAGTCTCTGGACGAGTAGTCGCAATTGTCAACGTTTCTTCACTCCCTTCCAGCTTGTATTTCAAATAATATAAATTCCCTTGTTTTTCTTCATAAATCACTTCTTCATCCGACAAGGTGGTCTTGGCCTGTGGATCCCAATTCACCATTCGATATCCTCTATAAATCAATCCTTTATTATATAAGTCTACAAAAACTTTTATAACAGAAGCGGATAAATTATCATCCATAGTAAAAGCCGTTCGCTCCCAATCACATGAAGCTCCCAGTTTTTTTAGCTGTTCTAATATAATTCCTCCATGTTTATGCGTCCACTCCCAGGCATGTTTCAAGAATTCTTCTCTGGTCAGGTCGCTTTTATTAATTCCTTCTTCTTTCAGCTTAGCTACCACTTTTGCTTCTGTAGCAATAGAAGCATGATCAGTCCCCGGAACCCAGCACGCATTATATCCTTTCAGACGTGCACGCCTGATAAGAACATCCTGAATTGTATTATTAAGCATATGCCCCATATGTAGCACTCCCGTGACATTCGGAGGAGGAATGACTATCGTATACGCCTCTCTATCATCAACTTCTGAATGAAAATAATTATTTTCCATCCAATAGTTATACCATTTATCTTCTACTGATTTTGAGTCATATTTGCCTGATGAAGCCATACTTTGGTCTGATTTTTGATTTTTAAAGTGCAAAAGTAATTATTATAAACGACAACAGGAAAGCCTTTTTAGGTTTTGAAGTTGCATAAAAAGTAACTACATTTACAAACAATAAAAACCTACACTATGAAAAATATAATGATGATTTTATTTGTTGCTTTATTAGGTACAACAATAAATGCACAAGAAGCCAAAGCGCAAATAAAATTCAAAACAGATGTTATCGATTATGGTGAAATAGAAGCTGGAAGCGATGGTATTCGCGAATTTGAATTCACAAATACAGGAAGCGCTCCTCTTATTATCTCCAGAGTATACTCTAGTTGTGGTTGTACTATTCCTGAAAAACCAAAGGACCCTATCGCTCCTGGAGACAATGGTGTCATCAAAGTAAAATACGACACAAAAAGAGTAGGTCCTATCAGAAAGACTATTACGGTTTATTCTAATGCAGAAGAATCCACAAAAGCTATAAAAATAAAAGGAACTGTACTCGCTAAGAAATAAAATTATTTTTAAGAAAACATAAAGAAGAGAAGAACCTATCAGTTCTTATAAAAAAAGCACCGATAAAATCGGTGCTTTTTTTTATTGCTATATTACTTTTTTAAGACGAAATGTATATGTCAGCTCCACTCCTAATCGTTCTATTCTTAACCGAATTTTCTTCCCTTCTTTGGAATAAAACAGATCATTAAGGTCCGATAACTTATACTCATCTGCATTTTTACCGTTAATCGCCAGTAAGACATCCCCCTTCTTCAAACCAACTGCTGCTGCCGAAGAACCTTTCCGCACATCAACCACTTCATATTGTTTTGCCAGGCTATAATGAAAATTAGATTTGTATTCTGTAAAACTCACCATATCTCCTTCTTCTTTTCCACCTCTTGTTTCAAAGCTAAAAGAAACCGCCGATTTAGAATTTCTCAGCTGTTTTTGTACCCGAACACCTGTATGCTGTATCGTCAGGCCACTCATATTATAGTAAAATGGTCTTTTGAAATACTTATTCTTTTTGAACCTGATTTTCTTATCCGGGTAATTAACAACAACATTAAATCTTTTCAACACACCTCCCCCCAGAGACCCCTGTCTTCTAAGTTTAGAAACTCCCCGAATATATAAGGAATCAGGAAAAGATGTCGTTACATTTTTAATTTTAAAATCCCCGATACGCAATCCTTCTACCTTTGTTTTCTTTCCATAGATATCTCCGTTAAACCCTTTTCCCAGGAAATCAACAAAAGAATTTTGAGGAATTCTGATGTTTTTTTTTGCATTCTCAAACAACCAAAGCGCAGAGCCCGAACCGGAATCCATCAATAAATTAAGATCCACCAGTCCCGTCGATGATTCATATCGTGCTTTGACATATGGTCGTTTACCATTATTAAAGTCCAAAACAGTATCATAGCATTTTTTACACTTTTTATATGTATAGGACTCCGGATTGTATACTTTCAATATTTTTGAGGCATAATTAACCTCTATCACAAAATTTTTAAAAAAGTCATACCCTATAATACCATGCACAGGAAACCCCATTCTAGAAGACAAATCAATACTATCATCAAACACCATATAAACCGTATGATTTCGACTTAGAGAATTCCCTATTTTTAATTGATTATTCACCGATTTGATCCCTTCCAGAGCATCTCCCCCTCCCAATCCTCTAAGTTTAATTTTAGAAATATTTTTCAGTTCTAAATATTTTTTGTTTTCCAGACTAAAAATAATAGTCGTTCCTACTCCTGTATCCAATACAAAAGATAATTTCTCTCCATTTAGCTCTACAGGAATCACAATCAAATTATTAGCAAGTTCAAATTTTATCTTGTCTTTTGTTAACTCCGAATCAAGCAAAAAACCTCTTTGTGAAAAAAGGAGAGATGTAAAAAAGAAAAAAAGAGTCAGTAATTTATAGGTCAAAAATTGATAATTTTCTTTGGGCATCGTATTCATTACAATGAATATAATAATTTACTTCAATTTTTAGCACAATAGTGCGCTATTTTTTAAAAATTTTAAGAAATTAGCGGCTATTTATTTTTAGATAAGACCAATGCCAATAGTATCGAGTAAAGGAAAAGCAATGCCGGAGTCGCCAATTCGAAAATTGGTTCCTTTTGCCGAAAAGGCAGAAAAAGAAGGCAAGCATATTTTTAGGTTGAACATCGGACAACCAGACATTAAAACCCCCATAGAAGCATTAAACGCTGTACGAAATCATACAGTAGAGGTTCTTAGCTATAGTCATTCGGCCGGGTTTAGAAGTTTCAGAGAAAAACTGGCTGCTTATTACTCCAAACACCAGATCGCGATCACTGCTGATAATGTACTGATCACAACAGGAGGAAGTGAAGCCCTTATATTTACTATGGGAAGTATTACTGATCCCGGAGATGAAATCATTGTCCCCGAACCTTTTTATGCTAATTACTACAGCTTTTCTACGCAGTCCTCTGTAACAGTAGTTCCTGTTATTTCCTCTTTAGAGAATGGGTTTAACCTTCCTGATATAGAAGAATTCGAAAAGTTAATTACTCCAAAAACAAAAGCAATCTTAATCTGTAATCCCGGAAATCCAACAGGATACCTATACAGTAAAGAAGAAATCAAAAAATTAGCAGACTTAGCCATAAAGTACGATCTGTTTTTGATCTCCGATGAAGTATACAGGGAATTTGTATATGACGATTCTAAACACTACTCTATATTACAAGACAATCGACTAGCGCAACATGCAATTGTAGTCGATTCCGTTTCCAAAAGATACAGTATGTGCGGAGCTAGAATCGGCTGCCTAATCAGTAAAAACAAAGATGTAATTGACACGGCTATGAAGTTTGCTCAGGCACGATTAAGCCCTCCGACATTTGCGCAAATAGCAAGTGAGGCCGCACTGGATGCCCCAGCGTCTTATTACACGGAAACCATTGCAAAATACAAAGCGAGAAGAGATACTCTTGTAGAAGGATTGCAAAACATTCCCGGGGTTAAGGTAAGTATTCCTGACGGTGCCTTCTATTGCATTGCAGAATTACCTGTAGAAGATGCTGAACATTTCTCTAAATGGCTATTAGATAAATTCCATGTTGACAACCAAACTGTTATGCTCGCTCCAGCTGCCGGGTTTTATTCCAGTAGAGACAAGGGGAAAAACCAGGTACGAATAGCCTATGTACTCAACAGAAGAGACTTATCACAAGCTACCAAAATATTACAGTTAGCTTTAGAAAAATATCAAAATGATGAATATAGAATACAAGAAGTCCCTCAAAAAGTATAATACTTTTGGCATCGACGTTACAGCTTCTGAATTCATCTCAATACAATCAGAAGGAGAACTCATCGAAGTACTTAAGCTACAAAAACCATTTTTTGTCTTAAGTGGAGGCAGTAATATGTTACTTACAAAAAATATTGAAGCCCTGGTTATTCACATGAACAATAAGGGTATTTCTGTAGAAAACACTTCTGACACTAGTGTACAAATTAAAGCCATGGCAGGAGAGAACTGGCATGATTTTGTACAGTATTGCGTAACCAACGATTATGGAGGATTGGAAAACCTTTCCTTAATCCCCGGTTGTGTAGGGAGTGCTCCTATTCAGAATATAGGTGCTTATGGAGTAGAACTCAAAGATTCATTTATACGCTGTTCCGCTATTCATATCAAAACAAGAGAAAAACGTATATTCACTAAAGAAGAATGTATGTTCGGATACCGAAATTCCATTTTCAAAAACGATATAAAAGGACAGTATATTATCACTAGTGTTACCTTTGAACTAACCCACAAAACCCATACGATAAATACTAGTTACGGCGCCATCGAAAAAGAACTGTCAAAAAATGAGATCGAGCAGCCCACAATTAGAGATATCGCCAATGCCGTTATCGCTATTCGCAAAAGCAAGCTTCCGGACCCAAAAGAAATTGGGAACAGCGGCAGTTTCTTTAAAAACCCTGTTATCCCAACCAAACTTTTTACAGAGATCAAAGCACAATATCCTGAAATCCCATCCTACCCTGTTGATGATCAAACCACCAAAGTTCCTGCTGGATGGCTTATAGAACAATGTGGTTTTAAAGGCAAGCGATGGGGAGATGCCGGAATTCATAAAAATCAGGCACTGGTATTGGTCAACTACGGAAACGCTACTGGAAAAGAAATAGTAGAAATTTCCCGCTCCATTCAAAAAGAAGTAGCTGACAAGTTTAATATCGTCCTGGAAACAGAAGTCAATATTATATAAATCAGCTCCACTTTCTGTGTTTAAAATTGTATCCCTGAAAGCGTTAATTTCAGTCGTGATATAGAACATCGTACATATTCTTTGTATCTTTGCACTTATTGTTATTATTTTATTAAATGAAATTACTTTTTCTTACCATTGGGATCTTACTAATTGCCTTTGCTGGAATTGCTATAAAAATCTGGGCTAAAAAAGATGGGAAATTTGCAGGAACATGCGCTAGTCAAAGCCCGTTTTTAAACAAAGAAGGAGAATCCTGTTCTTTATGTGGTAAAACTCCGGATCAATACGCCTCTTGTGATGATGCTGGTCACAGCAAATAATCCGCAAAAAATATTTCTGAAACACAGATCATTGAAAAAAGAATCCTTAACACTGTTAGATCACATACAAAAAGCCAAAGAAGGAAAACAAACATCTTTTAATTATTTGTTGGATACTTTTTGGAACGATGTATACAATTTCCAGTTACAACGAGTAAGGAATGAATACGAAGCAGAAGATATCTCTATCCAGAGTTTCTCCAGAGCTTTTGATAAAATTCACACTTTTAAAGAGGAGTATAGTTTTAAAACCTGGTTAATTCAGATTAGCAAGAACATTCATATTGATTTGCTTCGCAAAAAAAATGCCTCCATTCAGACCAAAACAACGAATGAAGTAGGAGAAGCAGTCTATAAAATTGCGGATGACACCCCTACCCCTGAAGATAAATTAATCACAGAACAAAACCTGGCACAACTACTACTATACATCAAACAACTAAAACCTCATTACCAACAAGTTATTAATTTGCGCTATTTTCAGGAGCTGAGCTACAAAGAGATTTCAAGCACATTAAATGAACCGATTAACAATGTTAAGGTAAAACTTCTCAGAGCAAGAAAGTTATTGGCAGAAATCATTAAATCTCCAAAAAAATAACCCTTCCCTGCTACTCTTTTTATCAGTCACTTATTAACATACTCCAGATCACAAAACATCGCAATATCAAATTCTTACATATTAAGAATCATTATAAAAAAAAGAAAAAAACAGATAAAAAAGCGATGGATGACCAATAGCACTCTATAAATCCATGCGATCTTTGTATTTTTGTAAAAAATAATTGCTTATATGAATACAGCTGTTACTTCAGTGAAACCACCTAAAGGAAAACCTAAATGGCTACGTGTTAAACTTCCTACAGGAAAGAAATACACAGAGCTCCGTGGTTTGGTGGACAAATACAAGCTTCACACCATCTGTACTTCCGGTAGTTGCCCGAATATGGGAGAGTGCTGGAGTGAAGGGACAGCCACATTCATGATCCTGGGAAATATATGTACTCGTTCCTGTGGTTTTTGCGGAGTAAAAACCGGAAGACCTGAAACTGTTGATTGGGAAGAACCGGAAAAAGTAGCCCGATCTATAAAGCTGATGAATATCAAACATGCAGTGATTACCTCTGTAGACAGAGATGATCTTGCTGATGGAGGATCCATTATCTGGGCAGAAACAATTCAGGCAATCCGAAGAATGAATCCCAATACAACATTAGAGACATTAATCCCGGATTTTCAAGGAAAACACAAAAACATAAATCGAATTATTGCTGTAAAACCCGAAGTTGTTTCTCATAATATGGAAACCGTAAAACGACTTACCAGAGAGGTTCGAATACAAGCAAAATACGAACAAAGTTTAGCAGTTTTAAAATACTTAAAAGATAGCGGAATCAACAGAACCAAGAGTGGAATCATGCTTGGATTAGGAGAGAAAGAAGAAGAAGTTATCCAAACATTAGAAGACTTAAGGGCTGTGAACCTGGATATTGTTACTATTGGTCAGTATTTACAACCTAGTAAAAAACACCTTCCTGTTAAGCAATTCATTACACCAGATCAGTTTAAGAAATACGAAGAAATTGGATTAAAAATGGGGTTCAGACATGTAGAAAGCAGCGCCTTGGTTCGCTCATCTTACAGAGCACAAAAGCACCTGACATAATTCTTTTTCGAAAAAAAAATCACATCGCGATACCATGAGTACTTCCATACGAATTGCAATTAATGGATTCGGTAGAATTGGTAGAAATTTATTCCGACTTCTTTTAGACCACCCTACTATTCAGGTAGTAGCCATTAATGACTTAGCCGACACTAAAACACTTAGTCACCTATTAAAATACGATAGTATTCACGGTATCTTACCCGGCACTATATCGCATACAGAAAATACTATTGTAGTAAATGACCATGCTTTTCCTTTATTAAACGAAAAAGAACCAGCTTCCTGTAACTGGAAGCAATACGATGTTGATATTGTCATCGAAGCCACAGGGAAGTTCAAAAACAAGCAACAAG contains:
- a CDS encoding membrane or secreted protein, with protein sequence MKLLFLTIGILLIAFAGIAIKIWAKKDGKFAGTCASQSPFLNKEGESCSLCGKTPDQYASCDDAGHSK
- the lipA gene encoding lipoyl synthase; the encoded protein is MNTAVTSVKPPKGKPKWLRVKLPTGKKYTELRGLVDKYKLHTICTSGSCPNMGECWSEGTATFMILGNICTRSCGFCGVKTGRPETVDWEEPEKVARSIKLMNIKHAVITSVDRDDLADGGSIIWAETIQAIRRMNPNTTLETLIPDFQGKHKNINRIIAVKPEVVSHNMETVKRLTREVRIQAKYEQSLAVLKYLKDSGINRTKSGIMLGLGEKEEEVIQTLEDLRAVNLDIVTIGQYLQPSKKHLPVKQFITPDQFKKYEEIGLKMGFRHVESSALVRSSYRAQKHLT
- a CDS encoding RNA polymerase sigma factor, with the protein product MKKESLTLLDHIQKAKEGKQTSFNYLLDTFWNDVYNFQLQRVRNEYEAEDISIQSFSRAFDKIHTFKEEYSFKTWLIQISKNIHIDLLRKKNASIQTKTTNEVGEAVYKIADDTPTPEDKLITEQNLAQLLLYIKQLKPHYQQVINLRYFQELSYKEISSTLNEPINNVKVKLLRARKLLAEIIKSPKK
- the murB gene encoding UDP-N-acetylmuramate dehydrogenase; its protein translation is MNIEYKKSLKKYNTFGIDVTASEFISIQSEGELIEVLKLQKPFFVLSGGSNMLLTKNIEALVIHMNNKGISVENTSDTSVQIKAMAGENWHDFVQYCVTNDYGGLENLSLIPGCVGSAPIQNIGAYGVELKDSFIRCSAIHIKTREKRIFTKEECMFGYRNSIFKNDIKGQYIITSVTFELTHKTHTINTSYGAIEKELSKNEIEQPTIRDIANAVIAIRKSKLPDPKEIGNSGSFFKNPVIPTKLFTEIKAQYPEIPSYPVDDQTTKVPAGWLIEQCGFKGKRWGDAGIHKNQALVLVNYGNATGKEIVEISRSIQKEVADKFNIVLETEVNII